One Aegilops tauschii subsp. strangulata cultivar AL8/78 chromosome 2, Aet v6.0, whole genome shotgun sequence genomic window, ATCAGTAAATTATGGCTTGTGGAATTGCCTTTGAAAGGCAAAAAATACAGCTGGAGTAAGATGCAAGATAATCCTCTTTTGGAAAAGCTGGATTGGATTTTCACCTCTACTGCCTGGATGACTGCATTTCCTGACACCTTGACCATGCCTCTTGCTAGACCCACCTCTGATCACATTCCCTGTGTTGTGAGAATTGGCACCCTGATCCCTAAGTCCAAATTTTTCAGATTTGAGAACTACTGGTTGCAGCATAGTGACTTCATGGACGTGGTTGCTATTGCGTGGAATATTCCAGTTGGGCACTCTGATTATGCCAAAAGCATTAATGCTAAACTCAAAAATCTTAGAAGGGCTCTAAAGCAATGGGCTAGAACTATCTCTTGTCTGAAGAGAAAAATTGAGAATCTGAATGAG contains:
- the LOC141040923 gene encoding uncharacterized protein: MTAFPDTLTMPLARPTSDHIPCVVRIGTLIPKSKFFRFENYWLQHSDFMDVVAIAWNIPVGHSDYAKSINAKLKNLRRALKQWARTISCLKRKIENLNEVIFFFDLVEEFRNLSDSEWNCRNLLKEELLILLKNQKIYWK